The genomic region AGCCGGATGAAATTAAGTAACGCTCTGTTCGAGCGAGGGATTGTCTTTCATGGGGGATTGGGAAGAGGAGGTAGGAGATCAGGAGGAGGATAGGAAAGAGAGAAGAGAAGTTCATGGTTTCGAATGGCAGGAACCATGGCATTCAGGCAGTGTGTCGATTGTGATGTTTAGCCTACGCGCTAAATATGCGGGACATGGGGAGGGGCAAGAAGAGACAGGAGCCGAAGGCAAGGATGGATGCGTACGAGGCGGTGTTTACCGCGCTCGCCCACCCGGCGCGCCGGCGCATCCTGCTCACGCTGAACTTCGAGGGCGGATCGATGAAGGCCGGCGGGATCGCCGGCCTCTTTGAGCATGCCTGGCCGACGACGACACGGCATATCCAGGTGCTCGAGTCAGCCGGGCTGCTCCGGCACGACCGGCGGGGACGCACTCGCGTCTACCACATTGATCGCCGCCGCCTCGAGCTCGTTCGGGATTGGCTCGAGTGGTTTTCGAAGGACCCTCACTGACAAAGACAACGGAGGAACAGATGGCGACTAAGAAAAGTGCG from Terriglobia bacterium harbors:
- a CDS encoding metalloregulator ArsR/SmtB family transcription factor is translated as MGRGKKRQEPKARMDAYEAVFTALAHPARRRILLTLNFEGGSMKAGGIAGLFEHAWPTTTRHIQVLESAGLLRHDRRGRTRVYHIDRRRLELVRDWLEWFSKDPH